From the Planktothrix tepida PCC 9214 genome, one window contains:
- a CDS encoding DUF5678 domain-containing protein, translating to MEPEYATTNDWYKANRPKLKKYRGQWIAYTNKGVISHDRDYRKMKDGIPPDTPKLSYTIERIYESEFIEPAKFYPVRMRSLKVHDWQPKYELLLKYQEHIEKVKMLVDSGADFSLGMKNQ from the coding sequence ATGGAACCAGAATATGCAACAACTAATGATTGGTATAAAGCCAATCGCCCTAAATTAAAAAAATATCGGGGTCAGTGGATCGCTTATACGAATAAAGGTGTGATTAGTCATGACCGAGATTATCGAAAAATGAAAGATGGGATTCCCCCAGATACACCTAAATTGAGTTATACGATTGAGCGGATATATGAAAGCGAGTTTATTGAACCCGCTAAGTTTTATCCAGTGAGAATGCGATCGCTAAAAGTTCACGATTGGCAACCCAAATATGAATTATTACTTAAATATCAAGAGCATATTGAAAAAGTGAAAATGCTAGTAGACTCAGGGGCAGATTTTAGCTTGGGAATGAAAAATCAATAA
- a CDS encoding ISAzo13 family transposase, translated as MFYSSSIEEEMKKFYNSLSEKDKRRYAAIEAQKLGWGGISYIIKLLGCTRNTIVRGIKELKELDEQTINDVRIRKKGGGRKSIFSTQIGIDEAFLEVLKSRTAGDPMNESIKWTNLTHKEIALGLKEAGFNISPPTVKKLLKKHGYVKRKAQKKQTTGINKDRNAQFENIARLDTLYREAGNPIISFDTKKKEVLGNLYRPGTLYTTEPVTTWDHDFWSLGHGKVIPHGIYDTQKNRGYVTLGNSKDTSEFACNALKHWWNHYGKALYPHANSILAKCDGGGSNNANHYIFKQDLQKLVDEIGIEIRIAHYPPYTSKYNPIEHRLFPHLTRACQGVIFTSLGLVKTLMEKTRTNTGLSVVVNVVDQVYQTGRKVTDHFKKTLKIVFDEYLPKWNYRAVPQLTH; from the coding sequence ATGTTTTATTCTAGTTCAATTGAGGAAGAAATGAAAAAGTTTTATAACTCTTTATCAGAAAAGGATAAAAGAAGATATGCAGCGATAGAGGCTCAAAAACTGGGATGGGGAGGAATTAGTTATATCATCAAACTGTTGGGTTGTACTCGAAACACAATCGTCCGAGGAATAAAAGAGTTAAAAGAACTGGATGAACAGACTATTAATGATGTAAGAATTAGAAAAAAAGGAGGAGGAAGAAAAAGTATTTTTTCCACCCAAATTGGAATAGATGAAGCCTTTTTAGAAGTGTTAAAGTCCCGCACAGCCGGAGATCCTATGAACGAGTCAATTAAATGGACTAATTTAACCCACAAAGAAATTGCTTTGGGACTTAAGGAAGCCGGATTTAATATCAGTCCTCCCACCGTAAAGAAACTCTTAAAAAAGCATGGGTATGTCAAGCGAAAAGCACAAAAAAAGCAAACTACAGGAATTAATAAAGACCGAAATGCTCAATTTGAAAATATTGCTAGACTCGATACCCTGTATAGAGAAGCCGGTAATCCTATTATTAGTTTTGACACTAAAAAGAAAGAAGTTTTAGGGAATTTATATCGTCCAGGTACTCTGTATACAACTGAGCCTGTTACTACTTGGGATCATGATTTTTGGAGCTTAGGTCATGGAAAAGTCATTCCCCATGGCATTTACGATACTCAAAAAAACCGAGGATATGTAACATTAGGTAACAGTAAAGATACCAGTGAATTTGCTTGTAATGCTCTTAAACATTGGTGGAATCATTATGGAAAAGCTCTCTATCCTCATGCCAATTCGATTTTAGCTAAGTGTGATGGGGGTGGCAGTAATAATGCTAATCATTATATTTTTAAACAAGATTTACAAAAGTTAGTGGATGAAATTGGAATTGAGATCAGAATTGCTCATTACCCTCCCTATACATCTAAATATAATCCCATTGAACATCGACTTTTTCCTCATCTAACTCGAGCTTGTCAAGGAGTGATTTTTACCAGTCTTGGTTTGGTCAAAACTCTCATGGAAAAAACTCGTACTAATACAGGGCTATCTGTCGTTGTTAATGTCGTTGATCAGGTCTATCAAACGGGTCGGAAGGTAACTGATCATTTCAAAAAAACTCTGAAAATTGTTTTTGATGAATATTTACCCAAATGGAACTATCGAGCCGTACCTCAACTCACTCATTAA
- a CDS encoding GDP-mannose 4,6-dehydratase, protein MKTALICGVSGQDGAYLADLLLKKGYSVCGTSRDAQMSSFRNLSSLGIREKIKLESMSLTDFRSVLQILTKIQPDEVYNLAGQSSVGLSFEQPVETLESMAIGTLNLLEAIRFTKAKIKLYNASSSECFGDTKGLPADENTPFHPRSPYAVAKATAFWEVANYREAYGLFACSGILFNHESPLRPERFVTQKIIKAAINIAAGKQQKLYLGDISIQRDWGWAAEYVEAMYLMLQQQEPDDYVIATGETYSLEKFVEVAFSCVGLNWQNYVESDSNLLRPTDIAVGRGNPTKAEQKLGWKAQYKMPDVVRMMVVRNEKVIT, encoded by the coding sequence ATGAAAACAGCATTAATTTGTGGCGTATCGGGACAAGATGGTGCTTATTTAGCGGATCTTTTATTAAAAAAAGGTTATTCTGTTTGTGGCACATCACGGGATGCTCAAATGTCTTCCTTTAGAAATTTATCTTCTCTAGGGATTCGAGAAAAAATTAAATTAGAGTCTATGAGTCTGACGGATTTCAGAAGTGTATTACAAATCCTCACCAAAATTCAACCGGATGAAGTCTATAATTTAGCAGGTCAAAGTTCAGTCGGGTTATCCTTTGAACAACCTGTAGAAACGTTAGAAAGTATGGCAATTGGAACTTTAAATTTATTAGAAGCGATTCGATTTACCAAAGCCAAAATTAAACTTTATAACGCCAGTTCTAGTGAATGTTTTGGGGATACTAAAGGACTTCCTGCGGATGAAAATACTCCTTTTCATCCCCGGAGTCCTTATGCTGTTGCCAAAGCTACCGCCTTTTGGGAAGTCGCCAACTATCGAGAAGCTTATGGTTTATTTGCCTGTTCGGGAATTTTATTTAACCATGAATCGCCCCTACGTCCTGAACGATTTGTTACTCAAAAAATTATTAAAGCGGCGATTAATATTGCAGCCGGAAAACAACAGAAACTGTATTTAGGGGATATTTCTATTCAACGAGATTGGGGTTGGGCAGCGGAATATGTAGAAGCCATGTATTTAATGTTGCAACAGCAAGAACCCGATGATTATGTGATTGCAACCGGGGAAACTTATTCATTAGAAAAATTTGTCGAAGTGGCGTTTAGTTGTGTGGGGTTAAATTGGCAAAATTATGTAGAATCTGATAGTAATTTATTACGACCTACGGATATTGCGGTAGGTCGAGGAAATCCCACTAAGGCAGAACAGAAGTTGGGATGGAAGGCACAATATAAAATGCCAGATGTTGTTAGAATGATGGTAGTAAGGAATGAAAAAGTAATAACTTGA
- a CDS encoding Uma2 family endonuclease, which produces MSNPTQILLDIPEIELPPTQDQLPCDDGIPMETARHKLQMDLLIEPLSHALQDQDIYIGGNMFVYYSLAQVRNQDFRGPDVFIVLDVPRKERKSWVIWEEGKGPDIVIELLSESTAQRDKNEKKLIYQNQMRVTEYFWYDPFNPEDWQGFRLDGGDYQPLELDTKGQLESQKLGLKLVRWSGIFYNINTVWLRWATLEGELLPNSQEREKTAQENAEIERQRAETERQRAETERQRADKAEQKANRLVELLRAAGIDPDQIE; this is translated from the coding sequence ATGTCAAATCCTACTCAAATCCTATTAGATATTCCAGAAATTGAACTGCCTCCTACCCAAGATCAACTCCCCTGTGATGATGGAATTCCGATGGAAACAGCACGCCATAAACTGCAAATGGACTTATTAATAGAACCCCTTAGTCATGCTTTACAAGATCAAGATATTTATATTGGGGGGAATATGTTTGTTTACTATAGTCTCGCCCAAGTTCGCAATCAAGACTTTCGAGGGCCAGATGTTTTTATTGTTTTAGATGTTCCTCGTAAAGAACGAAAAAGCTGGGTGATTTGGGAAGAAGGAAAAGGGCCAGATATAGTCATTGAACTACTTTCTGAAAGTACCGCACAACGGGATAAAAACGAGAAAAAATTAATTTATCAAAATCAAATGCGAGTCACCGAATATTTTTGGTATGATCCATTTAATCCCGAAGATTGGCAAGGATTTCGTTTAGACGGAGGTGATTATCAACCCCTAGAACTAGATACTAAAGGACAGTTAGAAAGCCAGAAATTAGGCTTAAAATTAGTTCGCTGGTCAGGAATATTTTATAATATTAATACTGTTTGGTTACGCTGGGCAACCTTAGAAGGGGAACTATTGCCTAATAGTCAAGAACGAGAAAAAACAGCCCAAGAAAATGCAGAAATTGAACGTCAACGGGCAGAAACTGAACGCCAACGAGCAGAAACTGAACGCCAACGGGCAGACAAAGCAGAACAAAAAGCTAATCGTTTAGTCGAATTACTACGGGCTGCGGGGATTGATCCTGATCAAATTGAATGA
- a CDS encoding glycosyltransferase, which produces MLSSSPRISIIIPTYNGDHYISQAIDSVLSQTYSNYEIIIVDDGSTDNTLEIIQHYIEKYQSASLIRYIFQPNQGVAAARNLGIQEARGEFIALLDQDDMFWPEKLAHQVACFQANPDVAIVNSGWRLIDQNNNRISDIEPWHNLPNLTLETWVTRTPILPSALMFRREAWQQIGGFDSRFNGVDDVDFIWRLALREYSAIWLPEITVNYRQHQETVSNTKAKERANLMIAVQDQFFGQPNLPDEIRQLEKLTRYESLTWMAWHLYHTHHPQQMAEFLQKSLPYTPYTVAITISDWVHRFMGYCLAYGYELELENFYNLQDWKQLISKIIPQTKPRVSVIIPTYNCDQYIEQCVKSVLEQTYTNYEVIVIDDGSQDKTQQILKPFLPVIKYIYQNNQGAAKARNHGCKIAQGEFLAFLDGDDFFLPQKLAEQVATFDNDPTIDLVQSGWCIVNQKGIGVSVITPWGNAPELNLETWVLHKCVRPSAMILRREWWEKVGGFDHHYPPTEDLDFVLRLSLMGCKTVWFKEIHACYRQHDHNLMSGGLKVIENTEIVMNQFFNHPNLPDQIRRLRRKESYERWVWLAWRMYRDGYPDLMIFCLENSIKYTFSPLTETISQWLDAFQNIAADYGEKIDTYALIKSQEWQSVLNKIMNPKLSTESKPQLTPATNKPHIMLMNTDDPGIGGLAQYDHLILCELAKLGYRVTAVRPQHYNPLVEEEKELGIQQYWLDYSTSQDLPRILRNTQDAETLYQEIKPDFIIFSDGWPYSHFAAKQVAIQQNIPYMMAIGLAMPEHIDFTMGDNVPYAKGVLYQYGLARTFNTAAYEHLNILQEKFGLPKDKGNVVYYGRSEKYFAPPNLATRQRLRQEIGIPEDGIMCLTTARLAPIKGHRFQLEAIAKLKHTKIWDKLYFVWAGTGQGSDHNLEPELKEKVEHLGVSDRVIFLGQRWDIPDWLDACDIFVLTSLAEAAPSFAIMEAMAKGLPIIASAAGGIPEGLGETGKLLTNPNIDPQKTVTDLVQALQELAVNPLLLSKMGVASKQRAEELFKEDRMLKQTLTIIKQALEAEFDSDFANQPQIKTGIKQLNQQLNYASCLWNAWFAYTQNNQTDMLKYLQASLKVSTSEFITETLLDWVEDFVRLSTYKNQPLNTLTITQSSQWKYLMETLLGIRS; this is translated from the coding sequence ATGTTGAGTTCATCTCCTCGAATTAGCATTATTATTCCCACCTACAATGGCGATCACTATATCAGCCAAGCCATTGATAGTGTATTGAGTCAAACCTACTCCAACTATGAGATTATTATCGTTGATGATGGTTCAACAGATAATACCCTTGAGATTATACAACATTACATAGAAAAGTACCAGAGCGCTTCTCTAATTCGTTACATTTTTCAACCTAATCAAGGAGTTGCAGCCGCTAGAAATCTCGGTATTCAGGAAGCTAGAGGGGAATTTATTGCTTTACTTGATCAAGATGATATGTTTTGGCCCGAAAAATTAGCCCATCAAGTTGCTTGTTTTCAGGCTAACCCTGATGTAGCAATTGTCAATAGTGGCTGGCGTTTAATTGATCAAAATAATAATAGAATCTCTGATATTGAACCTTGGCATAATTTGCCTAATTTAACATTAGAAACTTGGGTGACTAGAACCCCAATTTTACCCAGCGCATTGATGTTTAGGCGAGAAGCTTGGCAGCAAATAGGGGGATTTGATTCTCGGTTTAACGGTGTGGATGACGTTGATTTTATTTGGCGTTTAGCATTGCGTGAATATTCAGCGATTTGGTTGCCAGAAATTACCGTGAATTATCGACAACATCAAGAAACTGTTTCTAATACAAAAGCTAAAGAACGAGCCAATTTAATGATAGCTGTTCAAGATCAATTTTTTGGTCAGCCTAATTTACCGGATGAAATTCGTCAACTTGAAAAACTAACTCGATATGAATCTTTGACTTGGATGGCATGGCATTTATATCATACCCATCATCCTCAGCAAATGGCTGAATTTCTCCAAAAATCTTTACCCTATACTCCTTATACCGTAGCTATTACAATTTCTGATTGGGTACATCGGTTCATGGGTTATTGTCTTGCTTATGGTTATGAACTGGAACTCGAAAATTTCTATAATTTACAAGATTGGAAACAATTAATTTCTAAAATAATTCCTCAAACTAAACCTAGGGTTAGTGTCATTATTCCGACGTATAACTGTGATCAATATATTGAACAATGTGTTAAGAGTGTTCTTGAACAAACTTATACAAATTATGAAGTCATTGTTATTGATGATGGATCTCAGGATAAAACTCAACAAATTTTAAAACCTTTTTTACCTGTAATTAAATATATCTATCAAAACAATCAAGGAGCAGCAAAAGCTAGAAATCATGGCTGTAAAATTGCTCAAGGAGAATTTTTAGCTTTTTTAGATGGAGATGACTTTTTCTTACCTCAAAAATTAGCGGAACAGGTTGCTACTTTTGATAATGATCCTACTATTGATTTAGTCCAAAGTGGTTGGTGTATTGTTAATCAGAAAGGCATCGGAGTGAGTGTCATTACGCCTTGGGGAAACGCACCAGAATTAAATTTAGAAACTTGGGTTTTACATAAATGTGTGCGTCCTAGTGCTATGATTCTACGCCGAGAATGGTGGGAAAAAGTTGGAGGATTTGATCATCATTATCCCCCTACAGAAGACTTGGATTTTGTTTTACGCCTTTCTTTAATGGGATGTAAAACCGTTTGGTTTAAAGAAATTCATGCCTGTTATCGTCAACATGATCATAACTTAATGTCAGGAGGATTAAAAGTTATTGAAAATACTGAAATTGTTATGAATCAATTTTTTAATCATCCAAATCTTCCTGATCAAATTCGTCGCTTACGCCGAAAAGAAAGTTATGAACGCTGGGTTTGGTTAGCTTGGCGAATGTATCGAGATGGTTATCCTGATTTAATGATATTTTGTTTAGAAAACTCTATAAAATATACTTTTTCTCCTCTAACGGAAACCATCTCTCAATGGCTTGATGCGTTTCAAAATATTGCAGCAGACTATGGAGAAAAAATCGATACTTATGCTTTAATTAAATCTCAGGAATGGCAATCCGTTTTAAATAAAATTATGAATCCAAAACTCAGCACCGAATCTAAACCTCAATTAACACCCGCCACTAATAAACCTCATATTATGTTAATGAATACTGATGATCCCGGTATTGGAGGTTTAGCACAATATGATCATTTGATTTTATGTGAATTAGCTAAATTAGGCTATCGGGTAACAGCCGTTAGACCCCAACATTATAACCCCTTAGTTGAGGAAGAAAAAGAGTTAGGAATTCAGCAATATTGGTTAGACTATAGTACCAGCCAAGATTTACCTCGAATTTTGAGAAATACCCAAGATGCAGAAACTCTTTATCAGGAAATAAAGCCCGATTTTATTATTTTTAGTGATGGCTGGCCTTACTCCCATTTTGCAGCTAAACAAGTGGCAATTCAACAGAATATTCCCTATATGATGGCTATAGGATTAGCTATGCCAGAACACATTGATTTTACTATGGGAGATAATGTTCCCTATGCCAAAGGAGTCTTATATCAATATGGATTAGCTCGGACTTTTAATACCGCAGCTTATGAACATCTTAACATTTTACAAGAGAAATTTGGCTTACCCAAAGATAAAGGAAATGTGGTTTATTATGGACGATCAGAAAAATATTTTGCTCCTCCTAACTTAGCCACTCGTCAACGGTTGCGCCAAGAAATAGGGATTCCTGAAGATGGGATTATGTGTTTAACAACTGCACGGTTAGCCCCTATTAAGGGACATCGATTTCAATTAGAAGCGATCGCCAAATTAAAACATACCAAAATCTGGGATAAATTATACTTTGTCTGGGCAGGAACGGGACAGGGAAGTGATCATAATTTAGAACCCGAATTAAAAGAAAAAGTTGAGCATTTAGGTGTTAGTGATCGCGTGATATTCTTAGGACAACGGTGGGATATTCCCGACTGGTTAGATGCCTGTGATATCTTTGTATTAACCTCCTTAGCCGAAGCCGCCCCATCCTTTGCCATTATGGAAGCAATGGCAAAAGGATTACCCATTATTGCCTCGGCTGCGGGGGGTATTCCCGAAGGATTAGGAGAGACCGGAAAACTGTTAACTAATCCTAATATTGATCCTCAAAAAACGGTAACTGATCTTGTTCAAGCCCTGCAAGAATTAGCTGTTAATCCTCTATTATTATCTAAAATGGGTGTAGCATCTAAACAACGGGCGGAAGAACTCTTTAAAGAAGACCGGATGTTAAAACAAACCCTAACTATTATTAAACAAGCCCTAGAAGCAGAATTTGATTCTGACTTTGCCAATCAACCCCAAATTAAAACAGGAATCAAACAATTAAATCAACAGTTAAATTATGCTTCCTGTCTGTGGAATGCTTGGTTTGCCTATACCCAAAATAATCAAACCGATATGTTAAAATACCTGCAAGCATCCTTAAAGGTTTCAACCTCGGAATTTATTACCGAAACCCTATTAGATTGGGTCGAGGATTTTGTCAGACTCTCAACCTATAAAAATCAACCCTTAAACACCTTAACCATAACCCAATCTTCTCAATGGAAATACCTGATGGAAACCCTCCTCGGTATTCGTTCTTAG
- a CDS encoding tetratricopeptide repeat protein: protein MLDRYSTVNSEISVSDLYQQAEIYRQQENWEDAIALYQKTIELDPNFSWAYYQLGEIFSKHNKWVEAIVVYHQAIELNPNFSWSYHNLGMALLQQTQWDQAILAYSKAIELNPEFCWSYYYLGEALYQQQNQQKAVFAYFKAWKQNPDLLASLNRIGEVIKDKIQVESDSVIDDYYSKVNEPSDLSQWQHFLPTDFELYVKVAKYLAENNYEDGAIIFYRIALYLQPDHLELAQQLEAILERKTALEIVANECRLAIQENPNDPESYYNLGMALSRQQQRSESVNAYLKFLELKPDLFLWNYQTIVELIDQNNSLDTAIDIYHQAIAKNPESCILYLNLAVLLTQKGDLSTAIEYNSIAGQKIIPQFRPEWQPITDTLQPVNHLDFLIIGSQKGGTTSLNYYLSEHPNVISSMIKEMPFWSNQVHRGLEWYFSHFPPIPPNYHCLVGEATPINFNSPEVAKYLVQFFPKVKLILLLRNPINRAISHYYHWVSLKWEHRSFEEVVQQEIEQLQDQTLDFWTQLTLYQFQGYLAKGLYIHFLKKWMEIFPKEQFLILKSEDFYANPDQGTTQVLRFLGLPEYHLQKYPQYNTRPYSPISQSTRALLQNYFQPYNQQLEEFLGMQLNWN, encoded by the coding sequence ATGTTGGATCGTTATTCCACTGTCAACTCAGAAATTTCTGTATCAGATTTATATCAACAAGCTGAAATCTATCGCCAGCAAGAAAACTGGGAAGATGCGATCGCACTTTACCAAAAAACTATCGAACTCGATCCTAACTTTTCTTGGGCTTATTATCAACTGGGAGAAATTTTTTCTAAACATAATAAATGGGTAGAAGCTATTGTTGTTTACCATCAAGCTATTGAACTCAACCCAAATTTTTCTTGGTCTTATCATAACTTAGGAATGGCTTTACTTCAACAAACACAATGGGATCAAGCGATTTTAGCTTATTCTAAAGCGATTGAACTCAATCCAGAGTTTTGTTGGTCTTATTATTATTTAGGGGAAGCTCTATATCAACAACAAAACCAACAAAAAGCGGTTTTTGCTTATTTCAAAGCTTGGAAACAAAATCCCGATTTATTAGCAAGTTTAAATCGAATTGGAGAAGTTATTAAAGACAAAATTCAAGTGGAATCAGATTCGGTTATTGATGACTATTATTCAAAAGTAAATGAACCTTCTGATTTATCTCAATGGCAGCATTTTTTACCGACTGATTTTGAGCTTTATGTAAAAGTAGCAAAATATTTAGCTGAAAATAATTATGAGGATGGTGCTATTATTTTTTATCGAATTGCTTTATATCTCCAACCTGATCATTTAGAGCTTGCTCAACAGTTAGAAGCCATTTTAGAGCGAAAAACAGCTTTAGAAATAGTAGCGAATGAATGTCGTTTGGCTATTCAAGAAAACCCCAATGATCCCGAATCTTATTACAATTTAGGGATGGCTTTATCTCGTCAGCAGCAAAGAAGTGAATCCGTTAATGCCTATCTTAAATTTTTAGAACTTAAACCCGATCTTTTTCTCTGGAATTATCAAACTATTGTAGAGTTAATTGATCAAAATAATTCTCTCGATACAGCCATTGATATTTACCATCAAGCGATTGCAAAAAATCCAGAATCCTGCATTCTTTACTTAAATTTAGCCGTATTATTAACCCAAAAAGGGGATTTATCAACAGCTATAGAATATAATTCTATTGCAGGTCAAAAAATCATTCCGCAATTTCGTCCCGAATGGCAACCTATTACAGATACTTTACAACCCGTTAATCATCTTGATTTTTTAATCATTGGAAGCCAAAAAGGGGGAACAACTTCTTTAAACTATTATCTATCGGAACATCCAAACGTGATTTCATCCATGATTAAAGAAATGCCGTTTTGGTCAAATCAAGTTCATCGAGGTTTAGAATGGTATTTTTCTCATTTTCCTCCCATTCCCCCAAACTATCACTGTTTAGTCGGAGAAGCAACCCCCATTAACTTTAATTCTCCAGAAGTCGCTAAATATTTAGTACAATTTTTCCCAAAAGTAAAATTAATTCTTCTGTTAAGAAATCCGATTAATCGAGCTATTTCACACTATTATCATTGGGTTAGTTTAAAATGGGAACACCGTTCTTTTGAAGAGGTAGTTCAACAGGAGATAGAACAATTGCAGGATCAAACGCTTGATTTTTGGACACAACTCACCCTATATCAATTTCAAGGATATCTTGCCAAAGGATTATATATTCATTTCTTAAAAAAATGGATGGAAATTTTTCCCAAAGAACAATTTTTGATTTTAAAAAGTGAAGACTTTTATGCAAATCCTGATCAGGGAACAACACAAGTTCTTCGATTTTTGGGTTTACCGGAATATCATTTACAAAAATATCCTCAATATAATACCAGACCTTATTCCCCCATTTCCCAATCAACACGCGCCTTACTCCAGAATTATTTTCAACCTTATAATCAGCAGTTAGAGGAGTTTCTGGGAATGCAGTTGAACTGGAATTAG